The proteins below are encoded in one region of Shewanella putrefaciens:
- a CDS encoding flagellar hook-length control protein FliK, protein MQQMTNILLAKSGLNGTSSSKTLTQDINSEDFSAALASVSSTSSKAIKSSTSSELEAAPTKVETANDAQPDDEKDINLIFAQIDMASEMKKAAAQGDNLPPAVAGEQNIDAEVIEAACYVTMVGSLGNSLNPSDADLDADSGIDADMSAASGDGESDLVKGDLVTGDLAKGDSVKSDLVKGDLAKTDFSAELLKLSEAAPATLDSSDVSDKSLLNTGASAVAMSTDEIAVTGQSVQQGKVSEFSAAALNAGEQNRSGALSPQGAADMTEEASAGLTNQGNLQAKKPQSVNALPTQGENSSANRGQGSINQDAGLDEAKLKNKGLDGKGFRILPIEDDRFNVTSVEAKLNGSTGAQAGGDLASSSQFIVNASAAAGSRVSNVNQDIGIKPLTTDVSTQPLNILGTEPSNGEQAEDVTANADIKAGLILKDAKLAVTLDTRQETTLLNRAEEDTASTIELKPTEFKSVSTLASTAGQAQINRQDPQQVQLSLRQGVETQNQMQEMIQRFSPVMKQQLVTMVSQGIQHAEIRLDPPELGHMLVKIQVHGDQTQVQFHVTQSQTRDVIEQAIPRLRELLQEQGMQLADSHVSQGDQGQRREGSFGEGGGSGGANVDDFSAEELDLGLNQATSLNSGIDYYA, encoded by the coding sequence ATGCAACAAATGACGAATATTTTATTAGCAAAGTCTGGGCTAAATGGCACGAGTTCGAGCAAGACATTAACTCAAGATATTAATAGTGAAGACTTTTCTGCAGCATTAGCCTCCGTTAGTTCGACGTCTTCCAAAGCGATTAAATCTTCCACATCATCGGAACTGGAGGCTGCACCCACCAAAGTGGAGACGGCAAATGATGCACAGCCAGATGATGAAAAGGATATTAATTTAATTTTTGCCCAGATTGACATGGCAAGTGAAATGAAAAAAGCGGCAGCTCAGGGCGATAACTTGCCGCCTGCTGTGGCTGGTGAGCAAAATATTGACGCCGAAGTTATAGAGGCGGCTTGCTATGTGACTATGGTGGGCTCCCTTGGGAACAGCTTAAATCCATCCGATGCTGACTTAGATGCTGACTCAGGTATTGACGCTGATATGAGTGCTGCGAGTGGCGATGGTGAAAGTGATTTAGTTAAAGGCGACTTAGTTACAGGTGATTTAGCAAAAGGCGACTCAGTAAAAAGTGATTTAGTTAAAGGCGACTTAGCAAAAACAGATTTTTCCGCAGAATTACTCAAGTTATCCGAGGCCGCCCCTGCGACTCTGGATAGTTCTGATGTGAGTGACAAATCCCTCTTAAATACTGGCGCCTCAGCGGTGGCAATGTCGACAGATGAAATCGCTGTGACAGGACAATCCGTCCAGCAGGGTAAAGTGTCAGAGTTTAGCGCTGCGGCGTTAAATGCTGGAGAACAAAATCGCAGCGGGGCACTGTCGCCCCAAGGCGCAGCTGACATGACTGAAGAGGCTAGCGCGGGTCTGACTAACCAAGGAAATTTACAAGCTAAAAAGCCTCAGAGTGTGAATGCTTTACCGACTCAAGGTGAAAATTCCAGCGCTAATAGAGGGCAGGGAAGCATAAATCAAGATGCAGGCTTAGATGAAGCAAAACTAAAAAACAAAGGGTTAGATGGAAAGGGTTTTCGTATCTTACCCATAGAGGACGACAGATTTAATGTGACGTCAGTTGAAGCAAAACTGAATGGTTCGACAGGTGCACAAGCTGGTGGCGATCTTGCTTCATCTTCGCAGTTTATTGTGAATGCGAGTGCTGCCGCGGGTAGTCGTGTAAGCAATGTTAACCAAGACATCGGCATAAAACCGCTGACGACAGATGTATCAACTCAGCCGCTAAATATTTTAGGAACAGAGCCGAGCAATGGAGAGCAGGCCGAAGATGTAACCGCAAATGCTGACATTAAGGCAGGGCTGATACTCAAAGATGCTAAGTTGGCGGTCACACTTGATACGCGTCAAGAGACAACATTATTGAATAGGGCTGAAGAGGATACGGCATCCACAATAGAGCTTAAGCCTACTGAGTTTAAATCTGTGTCGACACTTGCTTCAACGGCAGGGCAGGCGCAGATTAACCGTCAAGATCCGCAGCAAGTACAGCTTTCTTTGCGTCAGGGTGTTGAGACTCAAAATCAGATGCAGGAGATGATCCAACGCTTCTCCCCCGTGATGAAGCAGCAATTAGTGACTATGGTGAGTCAAGGTATTCAACATGCCGAAATTCGCCTCGATCCACCCGAGTTGGGCCATATGCTAGTGAAAATCCAAGTGCATGGCGATCAGACTCAAGTTCAGTTCCACGTGACCCAGTCTCAAACCCGCGATGTGATTGAACAGGCTATCCCTCGTTTACGGGAATTGCTACAGGAACAGGGGATGCAACTTGCCGATAGCCATGTCTCCCAAGGGGATCAGGGTCAGCGCCGCGAGGGCAGTTTTGGTGAAGGTGGCGGCTCCGGGGGCGCGAATGTGGATGATTTCTCGGCAGAAGAGTTAGATTTAGGGTTAAATCAAGCAACTAGTTTAAATTCAGGTATAGATTATTACGCTTAA
- the fliJ gene encoding flagellar export protein FliJ, which translates to MANADPLLLVLKLAKDAEEQAALLLKAAQLECQKRQNQLAALNNYRLDYMKQMQSQQGQAISASHYHQFHRFIRQIDEAIAQQNRVVADGEKQKNFRQQHWLEKQKKRKAVELLLDNKEKKRQVLELKKEQKMTDEFASQQFYRRKQQQQ; encoded by the coding sequence ATGGCGAACGCTGATCCCTTACTACTCGTCTTAAAATTAGCCAAGGATGCCGAAGAGCAAGCCGCATTATTGCTCAAAGCGGCACAATTGGAATGTCAAAAACGTCAGAATCAATTGGCGGCCCTAAACAACTATCGCTTAGATTATATGAAGCAGATGCAGTCCCAGCAGGGGCAAGCCATCAGTGCCAGTCATTACCATCAATTTCATCGTTTTATTCGCCAGATTGATGAGGCCATCGCGCAGCAGAATCGCGTTGTCGCCGATGGCGAAAAGCAGAAAAACTTTCGTCAGCAACATTGGTTAGAGAAGCAAAAGAAGCGTAAGGCGGTGGAGTTGCTGCTCGATAATAAAGAGAAGAAGCGCCAAGTACTCGAACTGAAAAAAGAACAAAAAATGACCGACGAATTTGCTTCCCAGCAGTTTTATCGCCGAAAACAGCAGCAACAGTAA
- the fliI gene encoding flagellar protein export ATPase FliI: MQNRRHQLLNKFHHYIDKVPPFRAVASGQLVRVVGLTLEASGCRAPVGSLCSIETMAGDLIAEVVGFDDELLYLMPIEELRGVLPGARVVPLGEQTGLNVGLSLLGRVLDGNGVPLDGLGALQTDQQASRHSVSINPLSRRAITEPLDVGVRAINAMLTVGKGQRMGLFAGSGVGKSVLLGMMTRGTTADIIVVGLVGERGREVKEFIEEILGEKGRARSVVVAAPADTSPLMRLRACETSTRIAEYFRDLGYNVLLLMDSLTRYAQAQREIALAVGEPPATKGYPPSVFAKLPRLVERAGNGGPGQGSITAFYTVLTEGDDQQDPIADASRAILDGHIVLSRALADSGHYPAIDIEASISRVAPMVISNEHLEAMRRVKQTYSLYQQNRDLISIGAYAQGSDPRIDNAIRLQPAMNAFLRQTMRDAFSFADSQAMLGQLAAQCK; encoded by the coding sequence ATGCAAAATCGTCGACACCAACTGCTGAATAAATTCCATCACTATATAGATAAAGTGCCGCCGTTTCGTGCTGTGGCAAGCGGCCAATTGGTTCGCGTGGTGGGCTTGACCTTAGAGGCGAGTGGTTGCCGTGCCCCTGTGGGCAGTCTGTGCTCTATCGAAACCATGGCAGGGGATCTGATTGCCGAAGTCGTTGGATTCGATGATGAATTACTCTATTTAATGCCTATCGAAGAATTACGCGGTGTTTTGCCCGGTGCACGGGTTGTGCCGCTGGGGGAGCAAACTGGGCTTAATGTTGGGCTCTCGCTATTAGGCCGCGTGCTCGATGGTAATGGCGTTCCCCTCGACGGACTCGGGGCGCTGCAAACCGATCAGCAGGCATCGAGGCACAGTGTATCGATTAACCCCTTATCGCGCCGCGCGATTACTGAGCCCCTCGACGTGGGTGTGCGCGCCATTAATGCCATGCTCACAGTTGGCAAAGGCCAACGTATGGGGCTGTTTGCGGGATCTGGTGTGGGTAAGAGCGTGCTCTTAGGCATGATGACCCGAGGCACCACGGCTGACATCATTGTGGTTGGATTAGTTGGCGAGCGGGGCCGTGAGGTTAAAGAATTTATCGAAGAAATCTTGGGTGAAAAGGGCCGAGCCCGCTCCGTTGTGGTGGCCGCACCCGCAGATACTTCGCCATTAATGCGACTTCGAGCCTGCGAAACCTCGACGCGGATCGCCGAATATTTTCGTGATCTTGGTTATAACGTATTGTTATTAATGGATAGTTTGACCCGCTATGCTCAGGCGCAGCGGGAAATTGCCTTAGCGGTAGGCGAGCCTCCAGCTACTAAAGGTTATCCGCCTTCGGTGTTTGCTAAATTGCCGCGTCTCGTTGAACGGGCAGGGAATGGCGGTCCTGGGCAGGGCTCAATCACGGCATTTTATACCGTATTAACCGAAGGTGATGACCAACAGGATCCGATTGCCGATGCATCACGGGCGATCCTCGATGGGCATATTGTGCTGTCGAGGGCGCTTGCCGATTCGGGACATTATCCTGCGATAGATATTGAGGCCTCCATCAGCCGGGTTGCTCCTATGGTTATCTCCAATGAACATCTCGAGGCAATGCGGCGTGTCAAACAAACCTATTCACTCTATCAGCAGAATCGGGATTTGATTTCTATCGGGGCCTACGCCCAGGGAAGCGATCCTCGGATCGATAATGCGATACGTCTGCAACCGGCGATGAATGCTTTCCTAAGGCAAACCATGCGCGATGCCTTTAGTTTTGCAGATAGCCAAGCCATGCTGGGGCAACTTGCCGCTCAATGTAAATAA
- the fliH gene encoding flagellar assembly protein FliH, translated as MSSSNPSDNKLSNKVVSDTEIEFSHWNLPDVTEVEDASVSNLFGYSGHQHTKPETVEMVAPPTMAEIEEIRAQAEAEGFNEGKTQGFTQGLEQGRLEGLEQGHSEGFSQGHEQGLEAGLAEAKHLISRFEGLLSQFEKPLQLLDGDIELSLMTLTMALAKSVIGHELKTHPEQILSALRLGVESLPIKEQTVTIRLHPDDVTLVEQLYSSAQLARNQWQLEVDPALNAGDCIISSQRSLVDLSLSSRIDAVFESLRNQQAHVTHQQQQRQEALEQEDAAKVLHGSESEASGEAVRDTETETLQAHGEQDAKSSTPTAE; from the coding sequence ATGAGTTCCTCTAATCCGAGCGACAATAAATTGTCGAATAAGGTTGTCAGCGATACTGAAATCGAGTTTAGCCACTGGAACTTACCCGATGTCACTGAAGTTGAAGATGCTAGCGTCTCTAACTTATTTGGCTACTCGGGGCATCAGCATACTAAGCCTGAAACTGTTGAAATGGTTGCGCCGCCGACCATGGCCGAAATTGAGGAAATTCGGGCACAGGCTGAAGCCGAAGGATTTAATGAGGGTAAAACCCAAGGTTTTACCCAAGGGTTGGAGCAAGGAAGGCTTGAAGGATTAGAGCAGGGCCATAGTGAAGGATTTTCGCAGGGCCATGAACAGGGATTAGAAGCTGGGCTTGCCGAAGCTAAACATTTAATCAGTCGATTCGAAGGCTTATTAAGCCAGTTTGAAAAACCGTTACAACTGCTTGATGGGGATATTGAATTGTCCTTAATGACACTGACCATGGCACTGGCTAAATCTGTGATTGGGCATGAATTAAAGACTCACCCAGAACAGATTCTTTCGGCCCTGCGATTAGGGGTCGAATCCTTACCGATTAAAGAGCAGACCGTTACCATTCGTCTGCATCCGGATGATGTTACCTTAGTAGAGCAGCTGTACTCTAGCGCCCAACTGGCGCGCAATCAATGGCAACTTGAAGTCGATCCTGCGCTAAATGCGGGTGATTGCATTATCAGTAGTCAACGTTCGCTGGTGGACTTAAGCCTTTCATCTCGAATTGATGCCGTGTTTGAATCCCTTCGCAATCAACAGGCCCATGTCACTCACCAGCAGCAACAGCGACAAGAAGCGCTTGAGCAGGAAGACGCCGCTAAGGTGCTCCATGGCAGTGAGTCCGAAGCCTCTGGCGAAGCAGTAAGGGATACTGAAACCGAGACGCTCCAAGCCCATGGAGAGCAAGATGCAAAATCGTCGACACCAACTGCTGAATAA
- the fliG gene encoding flagellar motor switch protein FliG, translated as MAENKTKEVAEVPSFNIKDMSGIEKTAILLLSLSEADAASILKHLEPKQVQKVGMAMAAMEDFGQEKVIGVHKLFLDDIQKYSSIGFNSEEFVRKALTAALGEDKAGNLIEQIIMGSGAKGLDSLKWMDARQVATIIQNEHPQIQTIVLSYLEPDQAAEIFGQFPENTRLDLMMRIANLEEVQPAALQELNDIMEKQFAGQGGAQAAKMGGLKAAANIMNYLDTGIESQLMETMRESDEEMAQQIQDLMFVFENLIDVDDRGIQTLLREVQQDVLMKALKGTDDQLKEKILGNMSKRAAELLRDDLEAMGPIRISEVEIAQKEILSIARRLSDSGEIMLGGGAGDEFL; from the coding sequence ATGGCTGAGAATAAAACAAAAGAAGTCGCTGAGGTCCCAAGCTTTAATATAAAGGACATGAGCGGTATCGAAAAAACGGCAATCTTACTCTTAAGTCTGAGCGAAGCCGATGCCGCCTCTATCCTCAAGCACTTAGAACCTAAGCAAGTGCAGAAGGTGGGTATGGCCATGGCGGCAATGGAAGACTTTGGGCAAGAGAAAGTCATCGGCGTGCATAAGCTGTTTCTCGATGATATTCAAAAGTATTCCTCCATTGGTTTTAATAGCGAAGAGTTCGTTCGTAAGGCATTGACCGCGGCTTTAGGTGAAGACAAAGCCGGTAATTTGATTGAACAGATTATTATGGGCAGCGGTGCTAAGGGTCTAGATTCCCTCAAATGGATGGACGCGCGCCAAGTGGCCACTATTATCCAAAACGAACATCCGCAGATCCAAACCATTGTTTTATCTTATTTAGAGCCGGACCAGGCCGCAGAGATTTTTGGCCAATTCCCCGAGAATACCCGTTTAGACTTAATGATGCGCATTGCGAATCTTGAAGAAGTTCAGCCCGCAGCATTGCAGGAATTGAACGATATCATGGAGAAACAGTTCGCCGGTCAAGGTGGTGCACAGGCGGCGAAGATGGGTGGTTTAAAAGCAGCCGCCAACATTATGAACTACTTAGATACGGGTATCGAAAGCCAGTTAATGGAAACCATGCGCGAATCCGACGAGGAAATGGCGCAACAGATCCAAGATCTTATGTTCGTATTCGAAAACCTTATCGATGTGGACGACCGTGGCATTCAGACCTTACTGCGTGAAGTGCAGCAAGATGTGTTGATGAAGGCACTCAAGGGCACCGACGATCAGTTGAAGGAAAAAATTCTGGGCAATATGTCTAAACGTGCCGCCGAGCTACTGCGTGACGATCTCGAGGCGATGGGCCCAATCCGTATCAGCGAAGTGGAAATTGCCCAAAAAGAAATTTTGTCAATTGCCCGTCGTTTGAGTGATAGTGGTGAAATCATGTTAGGCGGTGGTGCTGGTGATGAGTTCCTCTAA
- the fliF gene encoding flagellar basal-body MS-ring/collar protein FliF, whose translation MIVGSNSGLADQGVQQEHKSGVMGSLGGVDMMRQITMILALAICLALAVFVMIWAQEPEYRPLGKMETQEMVQVLDVLDKNKVKYQIEVDVIKVPEDKYQEVKMMLSRAGIDGAASSKDFLTQDSGFGVSQRMEQARLKHSQEENLARAIEQLQSVSRAKVILALPKENVFARNTSQPSATVVINTRRGGLGQGEVDAIVDIVASAVQGLEPSRVTVTDSNGRLLNSGSQDGVSARARRELELVQQKEAEYRTKIESILVPILGPENFTSQVDVSMDFTAVEQTAKRFNPDLPSLRSEMTVENNTTGGSSGGIPGALSNQPPMESNIPQDATADAGTTESVTAGNSHREATRNFELDTTISHTRQQIGVVRRISVSVAVDFKPGAAGENGQVARVARTEQELTNIRRLLEGAVGFSTQRGDVLEVVTVPFMDQLVEDVPAPELWEQPWFWRAVKLGVGALVILVLILAVVRPMLKRLIYPDSVNMPEDSRLGNELAEIEDQYAADTLGMLNTKDAEYSYADDGSILIPNLHKDDDMIKAIRALVANEPELSTQVVKNWLQDNG comes from the coding sequence ATGATTGTCGGGTCGAATTCCGGCTTAGCGGACCAAGGTGTCCAGCAAGAACATAAATCAGGCGTGATGGGGAGCCTTGGCGGTGTCGACATGATGCGCCAGATCACTATGATCCTAGCCTTGGCCATTTGTTTAGCATTAGCCGTGTTTGTCATGATATGGGCCCAAGAACCTGAGTATCGTCCTTTGGGTAAAATGGAAACCCAGGAAATGGTGCAAGTACTCGATGTGCTTGATAAAAATAAGGTTAAGTATCAGATCGAAGTCGATGTGATCAAGGTACCCGAAGACAAATATCAAGAAGTCAAAATGATGCTAAGTCGCGCGGGTATCGATGGCGCCGCCTCAAGCAAAGATTTTTTAACCCAAGACAGTGGTTTTGGCGTCAGTCAAAGAATGGAGCAGGCGCGTCTTAAACACAGCCAAGAAGAAAATTTAGCCCGCGCAATTGAACAGTTACAGAGTGTCAGCCGTGCTAAGGTGATCCTCGCCTTGCCTAAGGAAAACGTCTTTGCCCGTAATACCTCTCAACCGAGCGCAACCGTTGTTATCAATACGCGCCGTGGTGGTTTAGGCCAAGGTGAAGTCGATGCGATTGTCGATATCGTTGCCTCTGCCGTACAAGGCTTAGAACCCTCCCGCGTGACTGTGACCGATTCAAATGGCCGCTTACTTAATTCTGGTAGTCAAGATGGTGTCTCAGCGAGGGCTCGCCGTGAACTCGAATTAGTTCAACAAAAAGAAGCCGAGTACCGTACTAAGATTGAATCGATTCTGGTGCCGATCCTAGGCCCTGAGAATTTTACCTCCCAGGTCGATGTCAGCATGGATTTTACTGCGGTAGAGCAAACGGCAAAACGCTTTAACCCAGACTTGCCCTCACTTCGCAGCGAAATGACAGTTGAAAATAATACCACTGGCGGGTCAAGTGGTGGCATTCCTGGCGCCTTATCGAATCAGCCGCCTATGGAGTCAAATATTCCTCAGGATGCAACCGCAGACGCAGGGACGACAGAAAGTGTCACCGCGGGCAATTCCCACCGTGAAGCGACTCGAAACTTTGAACTCGACACCACGATCAGCCACACCCGTCAGCAAATTGGTGTCGTGCGTCGCATCAGTGTGTCGGTTGCGGTCGATTTTAAACCCGGCGCCGCCGGTGAGAATGGCCAAGTGGCGCGGGTAGCTCGTACCGAACAAGAACTGACAAATATCCGCCGTTTATTAGAAGGTGCTGTTGGTTTCAGTACCCAGCGTGGCGATGTGTTAGAGGTTGTGACTGTGCCCTTTATGGACCAACTGGTCGAGGATGTACCCGCTCCAGAATTATGGGAGCAACCTTGGTTCTGGCGCGCGGTTAAATTGGGTGTGGGTGCTCTGGTTATCCTAGTGTTGATTTTGGCCGTGGTTCGTCCAATGTTAAAACGCTTAATCTACCCCGATAGCGTGAACATGCCAGAGGACTCAAGATTAGGTAACGAACTGGCGGAGATTGAAGATCAATACGCCGCCGATACCTTAGGTATGCTCAATACCAAAGATGCTGAATACAGTTATGCCGATGATGGCTCAATTCTTATCCCTAATCTTCATAAAGATGATGATATGATTAAAGCTATCCGCGCGCTTGTGGCGAATGAGCCCGAGCTTTCCACTCAAGTCGTGAAAAACTGGTTACAAGACAATGGCTGA
- the fliE gene encoding flagellar hook-basal body complex protein FliE: MQIGANSLLQEMQSLKGEITPSFGISPNIMQQVNNTSGADFGQLLSQAVGNVSGLQSTSSNLATRLEMGDTTVSLSDTVIAREKASVAFEATVQVRNKLVEAYKEIMSMPV; encoded by the coding sequence ATGCAAATAGGCGCCAATTCATTACTGCAGGAAATGCAGTCACTTAAAGGTGAAATTACCCCGTCTTTTGGTATTTCCCCCAATATCATGCAGCAAGTGAATAATACCAGTGGTGCCGATTTTGGGCAGCTGCTCTCCCAAGCGGTTGGTAATGTCAGTGGTTTGCAGTCGACGTCGTCAAACCTAGCCACACGCTTGGAGATGGGGGACACAACGGTTAGTCTATCCGATACTGTTATTGCCCGTGAAAAAGCCAGCGTTGCCTTTGAAGCTACGGTGCAAGTGCGTAATAAACTTGTTGAAGCTTATAAAGAAATAATGAGTATGCCTGTTTAG
- a CDS encoding sigma-54-dependent transcriptional regulator, which translates to MSEAKLLLVEDDASLREALLDTLMLAQYDCIDVASGEEAILALKQHSFDLVISDVQMQGIGGLGLLHYLQQHHPKLPVLLMTAYATIGSAVSAIKLGAVDYLAKPFAPEVLLNQVSRYLPLKQNSDQPVVADDKSLALLALAERVAVSDASVMIMGPSGSGKEVLARYIHQHSSRAAQAFVAINCAAIPENMLEATLFGYEKGAFTGAYQACPGKFEQAQGGTLLLDEISEMDLGLQAKLLRVLQEREVERLGGRKTIKLDVRVLATSNRDLKAVVAAGGFREDLYYRINVFPLTWPALNQRPADILPLACHLLAKHAKVLNVAEVPELDEHARRRLLSHRWPGNVRELDNVIQRALILRSGTVITANDIIIDAQDVPLSADDMEFAAEPDGLGEELKAQEHVIILETLAQCQGSRKLVAEKLGISARTLRYKMARMRDMGIQLPS; encoded by the coding sequence ATGTCTGAAGCTAAATTGCTGTTAGTTGAAGATGATGCCTCACTGCGTGAGGCGCTACTCGATACATTAATGTTAGCGCAATACGACTGTATCGATGTCGCATCGGGTGAAGAAGCCATACTCGCTTTAAAACAACACTCATTCGACTTAGTGATAAGCGATGTGCAGATGCAAGGTATTGGCGGGTTAGGTTTACTGCATTATCTCCAGCAACATCACCCTAAACTGCCAGTATTATTAATGACAGCCTATGCCACTATTGGCAGTGCGGTTAGCGCGATTAAATTAGGCGCCGTTGATTATTTGGCAAAACCCTTTGCTCCTGAAGTACTGTTAAATCAAGTGTCCCGTTATTTGCCCTTGAAGCAAAACAGCGATCAACCCGTCGTTGCCGATGATAAGAGTCTGGCGTTACTTGCACTCGCAGAGCGCGTTGCCGTATCCGATGCATCCGTGATGATCATGGGGCCAAGTGGTTCGGGTAAAGAAGTGTTAGCACGCTATATACATCAACACAGTAGCCGTGCAGCACAAGCTTTTGTTGCCATTAACTGTGCCGCCATTCCTGAAAATATGCTCGAAGCCACGCTCTTTGGTTATGAAAAGGGCGCCTTCACCGGTGCTTATCAGGCATGTCCTGGGAAGTTTGAGCAGGCCCAGGGCGGTACCTTATTGCTAGACGAAATATCCGAAATGGACTTAGGTTTACAGGCGAAATTGCTAAGGGTACTGCAGGAGCGTGAAGTTGAGCGTTTAGGCGGTCGTAAAACGATTAAGCTTGATGTGCGGGTATTAGCAACGTCTAACCGCGACTTAAAAGCGGTCGTTGCGGCTGGGGGATTTAGGGAAGATCTCTACTATCGTATTAACGTTTTTCCGCTAACATGGCCTGCACTGAATCAAAGGCCCGCGGATATTCTTCCGCTTGCTTGCCATTTACTTGCTAAGCATGCCAAAGTGCTCAATGTTGCTGAAGTACCAGAATTGGATGAGCATGCCCGTCGTCGTCTGTTAAGTCACCGCTGGCCAGGCAATGTGCGTGAGTTAGATAATGTGATCCAAAGAGCTTTGATCCTGCGCTCTGGCACCGTGATTACAGCCAATGACATTATTATCGATGCTCAAGATGTACCGTTAAGCGCGGATGACATGGAGTTTGCCGCAGAACCGGATGGGTTGGGTGAAGAGCTAAAAGCGCAGGAACATGTGATCATTTTAGAAACCTTAGCCCAATGCCAAGGCAGTCGTAAGTTGGTTGCTGAAAAGCTGGGGATCAGTGCAAGAACCCTAAGGTATAAAATGGCTCGAATGCGCGATATGGGTATTCAATTACCCAGTTAG
- a CDS encoding sensor histidine kinase, with protein MSAHPLAQIETFKHTSKQWNQLREAANMSNRMEHILQAMPSGVVILNGDGMVIDANPVAVELLEHSLRGARWIDVIHSAFAPQEDDGHEVSLRNGRRVKLAITPLTPEPGQLIVLTDLTETRLLQKNLSHLQRLSALGKMVATLAHQVRTPLSAALLYASNLASPKLSEAAKIKFQQKLVDRLNELERQVNDMLLMAKGRQDELGELIALENVIANVMANCEPIVAKQNCTLSFTDTSCSLMLANANALSSAINNLVMNSLEAGASEIRIVATESAEQLLLEVIDNGKGLDANMQQKVLEPFFTTKAQGTGLGLAVVQSVVRNHGGQIHLSCLPNRGCTVSLAFPRAKSATVLPLEKPHV; from the coding sequence ATGTCAGCCCACCCACTAGCGCAAATTGAGACATTCAAGCACACTAGCAAGCAATGGAACCAACTGCGTGAGGCCGCAAATATGTCCAATAGAATGGAACATATTTTACAGGCTATGCCTTCTGGCGTGGTGATTTTAAATGGTGATGGTATGGTCATCGACGCGAATCCTGTTGCAGTGGAATTGCTCGAACACTCGCTACGTGGTGCTCGTTGGATCGATGTTATCCACTCGGCATTTGCCCCCCAAGAGGATGATGGGCATGAAGTTTCTTTGCGTAATGGTCGCCGCGTTAAGTTGGCTATTACACCACTCACCCCCGAGCCGGGGCAATTAATTGTCTTGACCGATCTCACTGAAACGCGCCTGTTACAGAAAAATCTGTCACACCTCCAACGTTTATCCGCCCTCGGGAAAATGGTCGCGACTTTAGCGCATCAAGTACGTACACCGCTTTCTGCCGCCTTGCTGTACGCCTCTAATCTCGCCAGCCCCAAGTTATCCGAAGCGGCGAAAATCAAATTTCAACAGAAATTGGTCGATAGGCTTAATGAGCTTGAACGACAAGTCAATGATATGTTGTTAATGGCAAAAGGGCGTCAAGATGAATTAGGTGAATTGATTGCCCTTGAGAATGTGATAGCCAATGTCATGGCCAATTGCGAGCCCATAGTGGCGAAGCAGAATTGCACACTGTCCTTTACCGATACCTCATGCAGCTTAATGCTGGCTAATGCCAATGCGCTTAGCTCCGCGATTAATAATCTCGTGATGAATAGCTTAGAAGCGGGGGCAAGCGAAATTCGTATCGTCGCGACTGAGTCTGCCGAGCAGTTATTACTTGAGGTGATTGATAATGGCAAAGGCTTAGATGCGAATATGCAGCAAAAAGTATTGGAGCCATTTTTCACGACCAAAGCGCAGGGAACGGGTCTGGGGTTAGCCGTGGTGCAATCGGTTGTGCGTAATCACGGTGGTCAAATACACTTAAGTTGTTTGCCTAACCGAGGTTGCACTGTTTCATTAGCTTTCCCTAGGGCTAAATCGGCGACCGTATTGCCTTTGGAGAAGCCCCATGTCTGA